A single genomic interval of Asinibacterium sp. OR53 harbors:
- a CDS encoding SRPBCC family protein, whose protein sequence is MRLIKLVLVSLVILFALSTGLSLLLPSMVLVSRAVTIEAPPDSVLAKVKDIRQWTAWVDGMESPGVQIHSATSATLGGTEVTIGTVSDTAIVSNWTSKKSNPQVATIRLISRPGQPQTVVQWQFVEQVKWYPWAKLGSMMNDKIMGPMMEKNLDNLKRSLENK, encoded by the coding sequence ATGCGATTGATTAAACTGGTACTGGTAAGCCTGGTAATACTTTTTGCCCTCTCTACCGGGCTTTCTCTTTTATTGCCCTCCATGGTGCTGGTGTCCAGGGCCGTGACCATAGAGGCGCCGCCCGATTCGGTCCTTGCTAAAGTGAAAGATATACGTCAATGGACAGCGTGGGTGGATGGAATGGAAAGCCCCGGGGTTCAAATACATTCGGCCACCAGCGCCACATTGGGTGGAACGGAGGTAACCATCGGCACGGTGTCCGATACTGCGATAGTATCGAACTGGACCAGTAAAAAAAGCAACCCGCAGGTAGCCACCATCCGGCTGATCTCACGGCCCGGGCAGCCCCAAACGGTGGTACAATGGCAATTCGTAGAGCAGGTAAAATGGTATCCATGGGCCAAACTGGGGTCTATGATGAACGACAAGATCATGGGACCAATGATGGAGAAAAACCTCGACAACCTTAAAAGAAGCTTAGAAAATAAATAA
- a CDS encoding RES family NAD+ phosphorylase → MIVYRIAHKKYADDLSGTGARLRGGRWNPKGLPLLYTSEHISLALLETLVNACSLEDLQMLRLMQIEIPGRTAHSHIIENKNLKKNWQQDFDYTQWMGQEIVRNKEVLYIRCPSAVVPQEHNYLINPLHTDFERIKLTEVSDFEFDHRLFKQTISSHLP, encoded by the coding sequence ATGATCGTCTACCGCATTGCACATAAAAAATATGCAGACGATCTTTCAGGAACGGGTGCCCGGCTGAGAGGTGGCAGGTGGAATCCAAAAGGATTACCATTGCTGTATACCAGTGAACATATTTCATTGGCCCTGCTCGAGACCCTGGTGAACGCATGCTCGCTGGAAGACCTGCAAATGTTGCGGCTCATGCAGATCGAAATTCCGGGCCGCACTGCCCACAGTCACATCATAGAGAATAAGAACCTGAAAAAGAACTGGCAACAGGATTTTGATTACACACAATGGATGGGACAGGAAATCGTCCGTAACAAAGAAGTACTTTACATCCGCTGTCCTTCTGCAGTGGTACCCCAGGAACATAATTACCTCATCAATCCCCTGCACACCGATTTTGAACGCATCAAGCTGACCGAAGTAAGTGATTTTGAATTCGATCACCGGCTGTTCAAACAAACTATTAGTTCACATCTACCGTAA
- a CDS encoding antitoxin Xre-like helix-turn-helix domain-containing protein: protein MAKARKYPKQDALPPKVSEEPAAYMPAKKQPISVADFSYRKFKKIADLVPFTQTEWANILHLSERTLQRYAKNNSSFEGIYTDRILEMQELIETGLETFSSSDAFYRWLKKDKQILGHNLNFESLYNSRGIIELTDQLARIQYGVYS from the coding sequence ATGGCAAAAGCGAGAAAATACCCCAAACAAGATGCCCTTCCTCCCAAAGTAAGTGAAGAGCCGGCAGCTTATATGCCTGCTAAAAAGCAGCCCATCAGTGTTGCCGATTTCAGTTACCGAAAATTTAAAAAAATTGCCGATCTCGTTCCTTTTACACAAACCGAATGGGCCAATATTCTTCACCTTTCCGAAAGAACCCTACAGCGTTATGCCAAAAACAACAGTTCTTTCGAAGGCATTTACACAGACCGTATCCTTGAAATGCAGGAGCTTATTGAAACCGGCCTCGAAACCTTTTCTTCCTCCGATGCTTTTTACCGCTGGCTCAAAAAAGACAAGCAAATACTGGGGCACAACCTCAATTTCGAGTCGTTATACAACAGCCGCGGCATCATTGAACTCACCGATCAGTTAGCCAGGATTCAATACGGGGTCTATTCATGA
- a CDS encoding deoxynucleoside kinase — protein sequence MKHHFITVEGNIGAGKTTLAHLLAKHFNARIILEEFADNPFLPKFYENPQQYAFPLELFFMAERYKQMKDLVHTKDLFQHVTVSDYLFTKCLLFAKVNLPEEEFRLYQKLFEIIHQQLVFPDILIYLHAPVHKLQANIKKRNRDYEQSIPDEYLFSIQETYTSYIKQHNIKTIFIDASNADFLGNEKHLQVVLDALDKDYDVGQHYFTLP from the coding sequence ATGAAGCATCATTTTATTACGGTAGAAGGGAATATCGGCGCCGGCAAAACAACATTGGCCCATTTATTGGCCAAACATTTCAATGCGAGGATCATCCTGGAAGAATTTGCAGACAATCCTTTCCTGCCTAAATTCTACGAGAATCCCCAACAATATGCTTTTCCGCTCGAGCTGTTCTTTATGGCCGAGCGCTACAAACAGATGAAAGACCTGGTACACACCAAGGACCTTTTCCAACACGTGACCGTTTCAGATTATCTCTTTACCAAATGCCTGCTCTTTGCCAAAGTGAACCTGCCCGAGGAAGAGTTCAGGCTTTACCAGAAATTGTTCGAGATCATTCACCAGCAACTGGTATTTCCCGACATCCTCATATACCTGCATGCGCCCGTGCATAAACTACAGGCCAACATCAAAAAAAGGAACCGCGATTATGAACAGTCCATACCCGATGAATACCTGTTCAGCATCCAGGAAACTTATACCAGCTATATCAAACAACACAACATCAAAACCATTTTCATCGACGCCAGCAATGCCGATTTCCTGGGTAATGAAAAGCATTTGCAGGTAGTACTGGATGCATTGGATAAAGATTATGACGTTGGGCAACATTATTTTACGTTGCCATAG
- the sppA gene encoding signal peptide peptidase SppA produces MKSFFKTFFAVLLALVVLCVIGIFILAGFIASATSAEKPTIGNDAVLVVDLANHFRERKQENPIGSILDDGAYDIPSLYDVVRMIRYAKADTAIKGIYLVCGHNANGFAASEELRKALADFKDSKKFIVAYGEAISQKGYYVGTIANKLYCHPEGGVEWGGFSSGMLYLKGALDKLEIQPQIFYAGKFKSATEPLRETHMTEANRLQTSVWLGDLYSRLLQTTSESRDLDTAKLRMLAVNGSIQTAQDALQQGLVDGLKYDDEVKTAILRKLHAAKEEQKINFVKLNDYARAVDFKKTGNDGRIAIVYAAGDIVDGKGESDQVSSDEFRNLIRKLRLDKDIKAIVFRVNSPGGSSLASDVIWREITLARKEKPVVVSMGDVAASGGYYISCNADSVFANANTITGSIGVFSIVPNFESFFRNKLGVTFDRVKTAPFADMGSGDRPLNETEKRFVQSAVDSIYHTFKTRVSEGRKRDMVYVDSIAQGRVWTGTRASQIGLVDRVGTMQDAVDCAARMAKLKDYRTREYPEKKGFLEQLMSNYKKSVSKDLIKEEIGAEQWKVLQQVKQVRQMIGVPQARMPFTVDVN; encoded by the coding sequence ATGAAAAGCTTTTTTAAAACCTTTTTTGCCGTCCTGCTTGCGCTGGTTGTTTTATGTGTGATTGGTATTTTCATTCTTGCCGGTTTCATTGCCAGCGCTACTTCTGCCGAAAAACCCACCATTGGGAATGATGCGGTACTGGTAGTAGATCTCGCCAATCATTTCAGGGAAAGAAAGCAGGAAAACCCCATCGGTTCAATTCTCGATGATGGGGCCTATGATATACCGTCACTCTACGATGTGGTGCGGATGATCCGGTATGCAAAAGCAGATACGGCCATCAAAGGGATATACCTGGTATGCGGACATAATGCCAATGGCTTCGCTGCCAGTGAAGAACTCCGCAAAGCCCTGGCAGATTTCAAAGACAGCAAAAAGTTCATCGTGGCTTATGGCGAAGCGATTTCGCAGAAAGGGTATTACGTGGGTACCATAGCCAATAAGTTGTACTGCCATCCCGAAGGTGGTGTTGAATGGGGTGGCTTTTCATCGGGGATGCTGTACCTGAAGGGAGCGCTCGACAAGCTGGAGATACAGCCGCAGATATTTTATGCCGGCAAATTCAAGAGCGCTACCGAGCCTTTACGTGAGACACACATGACCGAAGCCAATCGGCTGCAGACCTCCGTATGGCTGGGCGATTTATATAGCCGCCTTTTGCAGACCACTTCTGAGAGCCGTGATCTCGATACGGCCAAACTGAGGATGCTGGCGGTGAACGGATCCATACAGACTGCTCAGGATGCTTTGCAGCAAGGATTGGTAGACGGTTTGAAGTACGATGATGAAGTGAAAACCGCGATACTCCGGAAACTCCACGCTGCAAAGGAGGAACAGAAAATCAATTTTGTAAAATTGAATGATTATGCAAGAGCTGTTGATTTCAAAAAAACAGGCAACGATGGCCGCATTGCTATTGTATATGCTGCGGGAGATATCGTAGATGGAAAAGGGGAGAGCGACCAGGTATCCAGTGATGAATTCAGGAACCTGATACGCAAGCTGCGGCTCGATAAAGACATTAAGGCCATTGTGTTCAGAGTAAATTCACCGGGCGGCAGCTCGCTGGCAAGCGATGTGATCTGGCGCGAGATTACCCTGGCAAGAAAAGAAAAGCCTGTGGTAGTGAGCATGGGTGATGTAGCGGCATCCGGGGGGTATTATATTTCCTGCAATGCCGACTCTGTTTTTGCCAATGCCAATACCATCACAGGTTCTATTGGCGTATTCAGCATTGTTCCCAACTTCGAATCCTTTTTCAGGAATAAGCTCGGTGTAACATTCGACAGGGTAAAGACAGCCCCCTTTGCCGATATGGGTTCGGGCGACAGGCCGCTGAATGAAACAGAGAAAAGATTTGTCCAGTCAGCCGTTGATTCAATCTACCATACATTCAAAACAAGGGTAAGCGAAGGAAGAAAAAGAGACATGGTGTATGTAGACAGTATAGCACAGGGCCGTGTATGGACAGGAACACGCGCCTCACAGATCGGTTTGGTAGATAGGGTAGGAACGATGCAGGATGCGGTTGATTGTGCCGCACGGATGGCGAAACTGAAAGACTATCGCACCAGGGAATACCCCGAGAAAAAAGGATTTTTGGAACAATTGATGAGCAATTATAAAAAGTCCGTAAGCAAAGACCTGATCAAAGAAGAGATCGGTGCAGAACAGTGGAAAGTCTTACAACAGGTAAAGCAGGTACGCCAGATGATCGGGGTACCACAGGCCCGCATGCCGTTTACGGTAGATGTGAACTAA
- a CDS encoding ABC transporter permease, whose amino-acid sequence MTGTYSQAKAMLAITKGSLRATFRSPSAVIFSIAFPLIFILVFGFIGGGGKVSVNIAFASHTDTTNPVYQAIRNIAALHVVNKSEAEIKEDLEKGRLTAVINIEKSGLTNPPYKISLQSSEAVSPQNIQVLQSILNAVISGINQRAYPNIPTIAIINNNVQKIPGRIYRTIDFILPGQLGFSLLSSGVFGVAFLFFNLRQQLVLKRFYATPIRRSYIVLGEAISRVLFQMFTAIIIIGVGHFLFKFTLVHGMQTFLEIMLLSFVALILFMGFGFIVSSVAKNESTIPPFANLITLPQFLLAGTFFSIEAFPAWLQPLCKLLPLTHFNNAMRNIAFEGASLASCWRELGILGIWAVVIYAIAFKTFKWE is encoded by the coding sequence ATGACAGGTACTTATAGCCAGGCCAAAGCGATGCTCGCCATCACCAAAGGCAGCCTGAGAGCCACTTTCCGCAGCCCTTCGGCCGTAATTTTCAGCATTGCTTTCCCCCTGATCTTTATCCTGGTTTTCGGATTCATTGGCGGAGGAGGTAAGGTGTCGGTCAACATTGCATTCGCCAGCCATACCGATACCACCAACCCCGTTTACCAGGCCATCAGGAACATCGCAGCTTTGCATGTGGTGAACAAATCCGAGGCTGAGATAAAAGAAGACCTTGAAAAAGGGAGACTGACAGCCGTCATCAACATTGAAAAATCAGGACTTACCAATCCACCTTACAAGATCAGCCTGCAGAGCTCGGAGGCTGTGAGTCCGCAGAACATCCAGGTGCTGCAATCCATCCTTAATGCGGTCATATCCGGTATCAACCAACGCGCTTATCCTAACATACCTACCATCGCCATCATCAACAATAACGTGCAGAAAATCCCTGGCCGCATTTACAGGACCATTGATTTTATCCTGCCTGGTCAGCTTGGCTTTTCGTTGCTCAGCTCCGGTGTATTTGGTGTAGCGTTTCTCTTCTTCAACCTTCGCCAGCAACTGGTATTGAAAAGGTTTTATGCAACGCCTATCCGGCGCTCCTATATTGTGCTGGGGGAAGCCATCAGCCGGGTATTGTTCCAGATGTTTACGGCGATCATTATCATAGGAGTGGGGCATTTCCTGTTCAAGTTCACGCTGGTGCATGGCATGCAGACCTTCCTGGAGATCATGTTGCTCAGCTTCGTGGCCCTGATCTTATTCATGGGCTTTGGTTTTATTGTGAGCAGTGTGGCGAAGAACGAAAGCACCATTCCGCCCTTTGCCAACCTCATCACTTTGCCGCAATTCCTGCTGGCAGGCACTTTCTTCTCCATCGAAGCTTTTCCCGCCTGGCTGCAGCCTTTGTGTAAGCTGCTGCCATTAACGCATTTCAACAATGCCATGCGCAATATCGCTTTTGAAGGCGCCAGCCTGGCGAGTTGCTGGAGGGAATTGGGTATTTTGGGAATATGGGCGGTAGTGATTTACGCCATTGCTTTTAAAACCTTCAAATGGGAATAA
- the folK gene encoding 2-amino-4-hydroxy-6-hydroxymethyldihydropteridine diphosphokinase yields the protein MRTAYLLIGGNMGNRLAYLQQASDEIEASCGIITRRSAVYETEAWGLTDQPSFYNQALALESFFEPPLLMNELLGIEERMGRKRDIKMGPRIIDIDILLIDDLVMDTPKLSVPHPALALRRFALAPLAQIAAELVHPVLHKTIRQLLDECPDRLHVQKK from the coding sequence ATGAGAACAGCATATTTGCTGATAGGCGGTAACATGGGCAACCGGCTGGCTTACCTGCAACAGGCTTCAGACGAGATCGAAGCGTCTTGCGGTATTATTACGCGCCGTTCAGCTGTTTATGAAACGGAAGCCTGGGGCCTTACAGACCAGCCGTCCTTTTATAACCAGGCGCTGGCGCTGGAATCTTTCTTTGAGCCGCCACTACTCATGAATGAGCTACTTGGTATTGAGGAACGGATGGGGAGAAAACGCGACATCAAAATGGGTCCCAGGATCATTGATATAGACATTTTATTGATCGACGACCTGGTGATGGACACGCCAAAGCTTTCTGTTCCACATCCTGCACTGGCCTTAAGAAGGTTTGCACTGGCGCCCCTGGCCCAGATAGCAGCCGAATTGGTGCATCCTGTATTGCATAAAACTATCCGGCAATTACTGGATGAATGCCCCGACCGGCTCCATGTGCAAAAAAAATAA
- a CDS encoding transposase, whose product MELEILYNKFKTQEDCIKLLEKILWDDKPKCPYCSSKNKTAMPRESRYHCGNCRSSYSVTARTIFHKTKVDLQKWFVAIPLITKDKISARQLAKAIHVTKDTACFMANRIKIANQESPEFIKHFI is encoded by the coding sequence ATGGAATTGGAAATATTATATAACAAATTTAAGACTCAGGAAGACTGTATTAAACTTCTTGAAAAGATTTTATGGGACGATAAACCAAAATGCCCATACTGCTCATCCAAGAATAAGACTGCCATGCCTAGGGAAAGTCGATACCACTGCGGCAATTGCAGGTCTTCCTATAGCGTAACAGCCCGAACGATATTCCATAAAACAAAGGTTGATCTACAAAAATGGTTTGTCGCAATACCTCTAATAACAAAAGACAAGATTAGTGCGAGGCAGTTGGCAAAAGCCATTCATGTGACAAAGGATACTGCTTGTTTTATGGCGAATAGGATTAAGATTGCTAACCAGGAGTCACCAGAATTCATTAAACATTTTATATAA
- a CDS encoding ABC transporter ATP-binding protein → MHQPLLQINDLSIDFSSDGLVTQALQHISLTVARGEILAIVGESGSGKSVTSLSILQLLPAPPALYRSGEILFSHDGHTRDILRLSPPELQALRGRHIAMIFQEPMTSLNPLLTCGFQVMEAIREHFSLSAAEAREKTIALFEEVQLPDPAALFDRYPHQLSGGQKQRVMIAMAMSCDPALLICDEPTTALDVTVQQSILLLIRRLQQRNNMGVIFITHDFGVVSAIADRVAVMYKGQLVEQNTTANLLKAPQHPYTKALLACRPALYSKGERLPVVSDFMEGTSQPAHPSTNTSQLTTNNAQLTTLLKVSNLSVHYPGKKNFLGRVSTYNKAVDNVSFEVYEGETLGLVGESGCGKSTLGRALLRLIDVSNGSLHYKGEDLLAARGSKLKHLRRELQIVFQDPYSSLNPRITIGEAIAEPLLVHGLVPSSKERKERVIDLLEKVGLQPSHYNRYPHEFSGGQRQRIVIARALALNPRFVVCDESVSALDVSVQAQVLNLLNDLKKTFGFTAVFISHDLSVVRYISDRIMVMNKGRIEEYGPAEQVYHQPQSAYTQRLIASIPR, encoded by the coding sequence ATGCATCAACCCCTCTTACAAATCAACGATCTCTCCATAGATTTTAGCTCCGATGGCCTTGTTACACAAGCGTTACAGCATATCAGCCTCACTGTAGCACGTGGGGAAATATTGGCCATCGTAGGTGAATCGGGATCGGGCAAATCGGTCACTTCCCTTTCCATATTGCAGTTATTGCCGGCTCCTCCCGCCCTGTACCGGTCGGGCGAGATATTGTTTTCACACGATGGCCACACCAGGGATATTCTCCGGCTTTCTCCTCCGGAACTCCAGGCATTACGCGGCCGGCATATTGCCATGATCTTCCAGGAACCCATGACATCGCTGAACCCTTTGCTCACCTGCGGTTTCCAGGTCATGGAAGCCATCAGGGAGCATTTTTCGCTCTCGGCAGCTGAAGCACGGGAAAAAACAATCGCGCTGTTTGAAGAAGTGCAATTGCCCGATCCGGCGGCGCTGTTCGATCGTTATCCGCACCAGCTCAGCGGTGGACAAAAACAGCGCGTGATGATTGCCATGGCTATGAGTTGCGATCCTGCCCTGCTCATTTGTGACGAGCCTACTACCGCGCTGGATGTAACCGTTCAACAAAGCATCCTGCTGTTGATACGCCGCCTGCAACAACGGAACAATATGGGCGTTATTTTTATTACGCACGATTTTGGAGTGGTGTCTGCCATTGCAGACCGGGTAGCTGTGATGTACAAGGGGCAGTTGGTAGAACAAAACACAACAGCCAACCTGCTCAAAGCGCCGCAACATCCTTATACCAAAGCGCTGCTGGCCTGTCGCCCTGCTTTGTATTCGAAAGGAGAACGATTACCGGTAGTAAGTGATTTCATGGAAGGGACATCGCAGCCTGCTCACCCCTCAACCAACACCTCACAACTAACAACTAACAACGCTCAACTAACAACGCTCTTAAAAGTCTCCAATCTTTCTGTACACTATCCCGGCAAAAAGAATTTCCTGGGCCGTGTATCAACATACAACAAAGCGGTGGACAATGTAAGTTTTGAAGTGTATGAAGGAGAAACGCTGGGACTCGTAGGCGAATCGGGCTGTGGCAAGAGTACACTGGGCCGGGCCTTGTTGCGTTTAATCGATGTAAGCAACGGCAGCCTCCATTATAAAGGGGAAGATCTGTTGGCGGCCAGGGGCAGCAAATTGAAGCATTTGCGCAGGGAACTGCAAATTGTTTTCCAGGACCCTTATTCTTCCCTCAACCCGCGGATAACGATTGGTGAAGCCATTGCCGAGCCTTTGCTGGTACACGGACTGGTTCCTTCTTCCAAAGAAAGAAAAGAAAGGGTGATTGACCTGTTGGAAAAAGTTGGCCTCCAGCCGTCGCATTACAATAGGTATCCGCATGAGTTCAGCGGCGGACAGCGCCAGCGGATCGTAATAGCACGGGCGCTTGCGCTGAACCCCCGGTTTGTGGTATGCGACGAAAGCGTATCGGCGCTGGATGTAAGTGTGCAGGCCCAGGTGCTCAACCTGTTGAACGACCTGAAAAAAACTTTCGGGTTTACGGCTGTCTTCATCTCGCACGACCTGTCGGTAGTACGTTATATCAGCGACAGGATCATGGTCATGAACAAAGGCCGCATTGAAGAATACGGACCGGCTGAACAGGTTTACCATCAGCCACAATCTGCTTATACGCAACGCCTGATTGCCTCCATACCGCGGTAA
- a CDS encoding MFS transporter, with translation MTNTDSNKRDPFEAVRISEFRSLVTVRFLFIMGLRMMSTLVGWWIYELTNAPFAIGLIGLSEVIPAISMALYAGHIIDLSEKKRLMRTGLSLYLLAALLLVLLSSRFTDARLSHHWIALSIYLVIFCTGIIRSFTGPVFNVILAQVVPKSKLQNATTWNQGAWLTASVSGHAIGGFLIAGLGNTGTLITIACLMAAALLFSSRLKQHPPLNERGEKKTWESVKEGIDFVFKTKEVLGALSLDLFAVLFGGAVAMVPVYARDILNVGPRGFGFLNGASDIGAICIVVLLALFPLRKKQGRKLLFAVAGFGLCIITFALSTTFWLSFAALMLSGILDGVSMVVRGTIMQLKTPDNMRGRVMSVNSMFINSSNELGQFESGVAAKLMGVVPSVVFGGCMTLGVVVVTWFKAPSLRKMEY, from the coding sequence ATGACGAATACCGATAGTAACAAAAGAGACCCGTTTGAAGCAGTGCGTATTTCAGAATTCAGGAGCCTGGTCACCGTCAGGTTCCTGTTCATCATGGGGTTGCGCATGATGAGTACCCTGGTTGGCTGGTGGATCTATGAACTCACCAATGCACCTTTCGCAATTGGTTTGATTGGCCTGTCTGAAGTGATCCCTGCCATTTCGATGGCATTATATGCCGGTCATATTATTGACCTGAGCGAGAAAAAAAGGCTGATGCGTACCGGCTTAAGCCTGTACCTGCTTGCAGCGCTTTTATTGGTTTTGCTTTCATCGCGTTTCACCGATGCCCGTCTTTCTCATCACTGGATCGCCCTGAGTATTTACCTGGTTATTTTTTGCACGGGTATCATTCGTTCCTTCACTGGTCCGGTATTCAATGTGATCCTGGCGCAGGTAGTACCTAAATCCAAACTACAGAATGCCACCACCTGGAACCAGGGGGCCTGGCTCACTGCATCGGTATCGGGTCACGCTATCGGCGGATTTCTCATAGCCGGTTTGGGTAATACCGGCACACTGATCACCATCGCCTGCCTGATGGCTGCAGCACTGCTCTTTTCATCAAGACTCAAACAGCATCCTCCCCTGAACGAACGCGGTGAGAAAAAGACCTGGGAAAGTGTAAAAGAAGGGATCGACTTTGTTTTCAAAACAAAAGAAGTGCTGGGTGCGCTTTCGCTCGATCTTTTTGCGGTATTGTTTGGTGGCGCCGTAGCCATGGTACCTGTTTATGCGAGAGATATTTTAAATGTAGGCCCGCGTGGGTTCGGCTTTTTGAATGGCGCATCTGATATAGGTGCCATTTGCATTGTGGTATTGCTGGCTTTGTTTCCCTTACGCAAAAAACAGGGAAGAAAATTATTGTTTGCAGTGGCGGGATTCGGGTTGTGCATCATCACATTTGCGCTCTCAACCACTTTCTGGTTGTCTTTTGCTGCATTGATGCTGAGTGGAATTCTCGACGGTGTTAGCATGGTAGTACGCGGTACCATCATGCAATTGAAAACACCCGATAATATGCGCGGAAGGGTTATGAGCGTGAACTCCATGTTCATCAACAGCAGCAATGAATTAGGTCAGTTTGAAAGCGGTGTAGCTGCAAAGCTCATGGGCGTAGTACCTTCCGTTGTGTTTGGCGGATGCATGACGCTGGGTGTGGTAGTGGTTACCTGGTTCAAAGCTCCCAGCTTGCGAAAAATGGAATATTAG
- the queA gene encoding tRNA preQ1(34) S-adenosylmethionine ribosyltransferase-isomerase QueA → MKLSQFKFDLPLNLIAQNPTKRREDSRMMVVDRKSGHMENRHFRDIIEYFDDKDVFVVNNTKVFPARMYGRKEKTGAKIEVFLLRELNKPNRLWDVIVDPARKIRVGNKLYFGDNEELVAEVIDNTTSRGRTIRFLWDDDDESFKKMLEFLGETPLPKYIKRKPDEEDKERYQTVYAKYEGAVAAPTAGLHFSKELIKRCEILGIRFAEVTLHTGLGTFRPIEVEDLSKHKMDAEYYAITEEACRIVNKAKETGRRVCSIGTTTMRAMESSFTAQKLLKPSEGWTNHFIHPPYTFNVADSLVTNFHLPKTSLLIMTCAFAGYDLAMEAYKKAIKDKYRFFSYGDALLII, encoded by the coding sequence ATGAAATTATCACAATTCAAATTTGACCTTCCTTTAAACCTTATTGCACAAAATCCAACCAAAAGACGAGAAGACAGCCGAATGATGGTGGTAGACCGTAAAAGCGGTCACATGGAAAACAGACATTTCCGCGACATCATTGAATACTTCGATGACAAGGATGTGTTTGTAGTGAACAACACCAAAGTGTTTCCTGCGCGTATGTATGGCCGCAAGGAAAAGACCGGCGCCAAGATCGAAGTTTTTCTGTTGCGTGAGCTGAACAAGCCCAACCGTTTGTGGGATGTGATCGTTGATCCCGCAAGAAAGATAAGGGTAGGTAATAAACTGTACTTCGGAGACAATGAAGAACTGGTGGCGGAAGTAATTGACAATACTACCAGCCGCGGACGTACCATCCGTTTCCTTTGGGATGATGATGATGAGAGCTTCAAAAAAATGCTCGAATTTTTGGGTGAGACACCGCTGCCCAAATACATCAAGCGCAAGCCCGATGAAGAAGACAAAGAACGTTACCAAACTGTATATGCCAAATACGAGGGGGCTGTTGCCGCTCCTACGGCTGGCTTGCATTTCAGCAAGGAGCTGATCAAGCGTTGCGAGATACTGGGTATCCGTTTTGCAGAAGTAACCCTGCATACCGGCCTTGGCACTTTCCGTCCTATTGAAGTGGAAGACCTCAGCAAACACAAGATGGATGCTGAATATTACGCCATTACCGAAGAAGCGTGCCGGATCGTTAATAAAGCAAAAGAAACCGGTCGCCGCGTTTGTTCTATCGGCACCACTACCATGCGCGCCATGGAAAGCAGCTTCACTGCGCAGAAATTACTGAAGCCGAGTGAAGGATGGACCAACCATTTCATCCATCCGCCTTATACATTCAATGTGGCGGACAGCCTGGTAACCAATTTTCACCTGCCTAAAACCAGCCTGCTTATCATGACATGCGCCTTTGCGGGTTATGACCTGGCTATGGAAGCTTATAAAAAAGCCATCAAGGATAAATACCGTTTCTTCAGCTACGGCGATGCCTTGCTGATCATCTGA